A region of Lysobacter stagni DNA encodes the following proteins:
- a CDS encoding DUF4105 domain-containing protein: MRSRFILPALLALLALFAALPAFAATTPRVGVVTMQPGEIFFERFGHNAIVVVEPDTGEATSYNFGYFDPTEPDFISRFVRNDMRYRLAALPFEQDLLQYREEGRGVSVQWLDITPEQARELADALAENAKPENAYYRYQYFDDNCSTRVRDALDRVLGGGLRRQIEGRSHGNTARSEAVRLASPAWWMWLGFDIGLGPSSDQPLPVWGESYVPMRLAAALREVKNSEGRPLVLEEQEVLPHRLPPEPQGGPSRWWPWALVGIALGIAAAWAGRRYPRVVAAAALPFWVLSGVLAVVMLFIWFGTGHTYGWANANLLLMSPLCWLLLPGAWRVLRGRDAGTWFRGTLALIAAGAVLALFAYWLPVQPQRNAHWIALLLPIHLGLLQAFRARR; the protein is encoded by the coding sequence GTGCGTTCCCGCTTCATCCTTCCCGCACTCCTGGCCCTGCTCGCGCTGTTCGCCGCACTGCCGGCATTCGCCGCCACCACACCGCGCGTCGGTGTGGTGACGATGCAGCCCGGCGAGATCTTCTTCGAACGCTTCGGCCACAACGCCATCGTCGTCGTCGAGCCCGACACCGGCGAGGCGACCTCGTACAACTTCGGCTACTTCGATCCGACCGAGCCGGACTTCATCTCGCGTTTCGTCCGCAACGACATGCGCTACCGCCTGGCGGCGCTGCCGTTCGAGCAGGACCTGCTGCAATACCGCGAGGAAGGCCGCGGTGTCAGCGTGCAATGGCTCGACATCACCCCGGAACAGGCGCGGGAACTGGCCGATGCACTGGCCGAGAACGCCAAGCCCGAGAACGCGTACTACCGCTACCAGTATTTCGACGACAACTGCTCCACGCGCGTGCGCGACGCACTCGACCGCGTGCTCGGTGGCGGCCTGCGCCGGCAGATCGAAGGCCGATCGCACGGCAACACCGCGCGCAGCGAAGCGGTGCGCCTGGCGTCGCCGGCCTGGTGGATGTGGCTGGGTTTCGACATCGGCCTGGGGCCGTCATCGGATCAGCCACTGCCGGTATGGGGCGAGTCGTATGTGCCGATGCGCCTGGCGGCGGCACTGCGCGAGGTGAAGAACAGCGAAGGCCGCCCGCTGGTCCTGGAGGAGCAGGAAGTGCTGCCGCATCGCCTGCCGCCCGAACCGCAAGGCGGGCCGTCGCGCTGGTGGCCGTGGGCGCTGGTCGGCATCGCGCTGGGTATCGCCGCGGCGTGGGCGGGACGCAGGTATCCGCGCGTGGTCGCCGCGGCCGCACTGCCGTTCTGGGTGCTGTCCGGCGTACTGGCCGTGGTGATGCTGTTCATCTGGTTCGGCACCGGCCACACCTACGGCTGGGCCAACGCCAACCTGCTGTTGATGAGCCCACTGTGCTGGCTGCTGCTGCCGGGTGCGTGGCGTGTACTGCGCGGGCGTGATGCCGGCACGTGGTTCCGCGGCACGCTCGCCCTGATCGCTGCCGGCGCCGTGCTGGCGCTGTTCGCGTACTGGCTGCCCGTGCAGCCGCAACGCAACGCGCACTGGATCGCGCTGCTGCTGCCGATCCACCTGGGCCTGCTGCAGGCCTTCCGCGCGCGACGCTGA